From Salarias fasciatus chromosome 12, fSalaFa1.1, whole genome shotgun sequence, the proteins below share one genomic window:
- the aldh3b4 gene encoding aldehyde dehydrogenase family 3 member B1, protein MSLQSPSPSRWFKSLRRTRLGEPCVKAYPPECLNLLRRARLAFRAGRTLKESFRQFQLDAVVRMLEEHECDFVDALGRDLHKPRFETVVAELTLVKNEAFHAINNLKRWMQPQPAERNLSTTLDECLVISEPLGVVFIRGTWCSPVQMCLVPLVGAIAAGNCAIISPSDCTTHTAELLHRLVPFYLDNECFHVILAGLSDLPEILDLKFDHIFFTGSREDGSKVALAAARTFTPVTLILGGKNPCYVDQHCDIATTVQRIAWARFHNAGQSLVAPGYILCHVDVKARLVQALKCCLMQFYGPDPRESRSFGRMVNMEIFNRMRDVLWRSGKVAVGGQVIEAEKYIAPTILTEVTESDPIMQQEVFGPVLPVLTVDGVDEAITFINKQEKPLCVYAYSTNSKVISRLMSETSSGSFCSNDCALQSLMVALPFGGVGASGMGSFHGRYSFDTFSHRKSCLLRGTRFECVTFLRYPPYEDRNLSLMTWASTLSQRSQGWCQIL, encoded by the exons ATGAGTCTGCAGAGTCCTTCTCCGTCCCGCTGGTTCAAATCGCTGCGCag GACCAGGCTGGGGGAGCCCTGTGTGAAGGCATACCCTCCCGAGTGTTTGAATCTGTTGAGGAGAGCCAGGCTTGCCTTTCGGGCCGGGCGCACCCTGAAGGAGAGCTTCAGGCAGTTCCAGCTGGACGCTGTGgtgaggatgctggaggagcaCGAGTGTGACTTTGTGGATGCTCTTGGGAGGGACCTTCACAAG CCGCGGTTTGAAACGGTTGTGGCCGAGCTGACCCTGGTCAAGAACGAAGCTTTTCATGCCATCAATAACCTGAAGAGATGGATGCAGCCGCAGCCTGCGGAGAGGAACCTG TCCACCACGCTGGACGAGTGTCTGGTGATCAGTGAGCCTCTGGGGGTGGTGTTCATCAGGGGAACCTGGTGCAGTCCCGTCCAAATGTGTCTGGTGCCTCTGGTTGGGGCCATTGCAGCAG GAAACTGTGCGATCATCAGCCCTTCTGACTGCACGACTCACACAGCAGAGCTTCTCCACCGTCTCGTTCCCTTCTACTTGGATAAT GAATGCTTCCATGTGATTCTTGCAGGCCTGAGTGACTTGCCTGAAATCCTGGATCTCAAATTTGACCATATTTTCTTTACAG GAAGCCGAGAAGATGGAAGCAAAGTTGCCCTGGCAGCAGCTCGCACTTTCACACCTGTCACCCTAATTTTGGGAGGCAAGAATCCATGTTATGTGGACCAGCACTGTGACATTGCCACCACCGTGCAGCGCATTGCTTGGGCGCGCTTCCACAACGCCGGACAGAGCTTAGTGGCTCCTGGCTACATTTTATGCCATGTGGATGTGAAAGCACGGCTGGTTCAGGCCCTGAAGTGCTGCCTGATGCAGTTCTACGGTCCCGATCCCCGAGAGTCCCGCAGTTTTGGCCGCATGGTCAATATGGAAATCTTCAACCGTATGAGAGATGTGTTGTGGAGATCTGGTAAGGTGGCCGTCGGTGGGCAGGTGATAGAGGCTGAGAAATATATTG CACCAACAATCTTGACAGAGGTGACGGAATCAGACCCAATCATGCAACAAGAGGTGTTTGGCCCAGTTCTTCCTGTTCTGACCGTAGACGGTGTGGATGAGGCGATCACCTTCATCAATAAACAAGAGAAGCCCCTCTGTGTGTATGCATACTCCACCAACAGTAAG GTGATTAGCAGACTCATGAGTGAGACCTCTAGTGGGAGTTTCTGTTCCAATGACTGTGCCCTGCAGAGTCTGATGGTGGCTTTGCCTTTTGGTGGAGTGG GCGCCAGTGGAATGGGTTCTTTTCACGGCCGCTACAGCTTCGATACCTTCTCTCACAGAAAATCATGCCTGCTCAGAGGCACGCGGTTTGAGTGTGTCACCTTTCTGCGTTATCCGCCCTATGAGGACCGCAATCTGTCTCTCATGACATGGGCCAGTACGTTGTCCCAGAGGAGCCAGGGCTGGTGCCAGATCTTGTGA
- the mmab gene encoding corrinoid adenosyltransferase MMAB, with the protein MFIIRPASIRWTCRLINQRWTKIPLCCSLRSYGTDEDKRIPKIYTKTGDKGFSSTFTGERRPKEDHIFEALGNTDELSSVIGLAREFCLDKGHTFTPQLDKIQCILQDVGSNIATPRSSARESHIKRTKFTTQPIADLEIWIDEFTEELPPLTSFILPSGGKCSAALHLARTVCRRAERSVAPIVRSGEADPDVAKFLNRLSDYLFTVARYAAMKEGNEEKIYQRPE; encoded by the exons ATGTTTATAATCAGACCTGCCTCCATCCGCTGGACCTGCAGGTTAATAAATCAGCGCTGGACCAAGATTCCGCTGTGTTGTTCACTCAGAAG TTATGGAACTGATGAAGACAAGAGAATACCCAAAATATACACCAAAACTGGAGACAAAG GTTTCTCAAGCACATTTACGGGAGAGCGGAGGCCAAAGGAAGATCACATATTTGAAGCCTTAGGAAACACTGATGAGCTGTCTTCAGTCATTGG acTGGCTCGAGAGTTTTGCCTTGACAAaggtcacacattcacacctcagcTGGACAAG ATACAGTGCATTCTACAAGATGTGGGATCCAACATTGCCACCCCTCGATCATCAGCAAGAGAAAGCCATATAA AAAGAACAAAATTTACTACTCAGCCAATCGCAGACCTGGAAATCTGGATAGATGAATTTACAGAAGAACTTCCTCCACTGACCAGCTTCATTTTACCA TCAGGTGGGAAGTGTAGCGCTGCCCTGCATTTGGCCCGGACTGTCTGTCGGAGAGCAGAACGCAG TGTTGCTCCAATTGTGCGATCAGGGGAGGCAGATCCAGATGTTGCCAAGTTCCTGAACAG ACTGAGCGACTACCTGTTCACTGTGGCCAGATATGCAGCAATGAAAGAAGGCAACGAGGAGAAAATCTACCAGAGACCAGAATGA
- the mvk gene encoding mevalonate kinase: protein MQVKEVYVSAPGKAILHGEHAVVHGKVALAVSLNLRTYMRLEANTTGKVSLNLPNIDIFMSWDLSELRKLVPYFRGKSDEVQRLDAELVRILRDFVGIANGNSDTCNMATLAFLYIYLSLFALSELPSLTVSVWSELPTGAGLGSSAAYSVCVAAALLCASGVIPAPLKEWDHTSRWCQEDLELINSWAFKGEIIIHGNPSGVDNAVGTWGGMLRFLAGKIIPLSRVPLLRILLTNTKVPRSTKVLVARVKDKINKFPSIMTPVLDSVDAISCTCEKVLSEMTSEPITGEHYNILEELIDINQHHLNVMGVGHPTLDTVCRVTLARGLHSKLTGAGGGGCGVTLLRPETDSSVVQSTIQDLRDCGFDCWETSIGGAGVQQHSPAAVKQDILDILNQY, encoded by the exons ATGCAAGTCAAGGAGGTCTACGTCTCTGCTCCCGGGAAGGCGATCCTGCACGGAGAGCATGCTGTTGTCCACGGAAAG GTGGCTCTTGCTGTAAGTCTGAACCTGAGAACATATATGCGATTGGAAGCCAACACCACAGGCAAAGTCAGCCTCAACCTCCCCAACATCGACATATTCATGAGCTGGGATCTGTCTGAACTGAGGAAGCTTGTTCCTTATTTCCGTG GTAAGAGCGATGAGGTGCAGCGTCTAGACGCAGAACTTGTGAGGATCCTGCGTGACTTTGTTGGCATCGCCAATGGAAACTCAGATACCTGCAACATGGCTACTTTGGCCTTCCTGTACATCTATCTCTCACTGTTTGCTCTGAG CGAGCTGCCCAGCCTGACAGTGTCCGTGTGGTCGGAGCTGCCCACCGGAGCAGGTCTGGGCTCCAGCGCCGCCTACTCGGTGTGTgtagctgcagctctgctgtgtgCGAGCGGAGTCATCCCCGCCCCCCTCAAAGAGTGGGACCACACCAGCAG GTGGTGtcaggaggacctggagctgATCAACAGTTGGGCTTTCAAAGGCGAGATCATCATCCACGGCAATCCCTCAGGAGTTGACAACGCCGTCGGAACATGGG GAGGCATGCTGAGATTCTTGGCTGGGAAGATAATACCACTgagcag GGTGCCGTTATTAAGAATCCTCCTCACTAACACGAAGGTACCGCGCAGCACCAAGGTACTTGTTGCCAGGGTGAAGGACAAAATTAACAAG TTCCCCTCCATCATGACCCCTGTGCTCGACTCGGTCGACGCCATTTCCTGCACTTGTGAGAAAGTGCTGTCAGAAATGACCAGCGAGCCCATCACAGGGGAGCACTACAACATCCTAGAG GAGCTCATCGACATCAACCAGCACCACCTGAATGTGATGGGGGTGGGACACCCCACCCTGGACACGGTGTGTCGGGTCACGCTGGCCCGGGGACTCCACAGCAAGCTGACCGGCGCCGGGGGAGGAGGCTGCGGCGTCACACTCCTGAGACCAG aGACGGACTCCTCGGTCGTCCAGAGCACGATACAGGACTTGAGAGACTGTGGCTTTGACTGCTGGGAAACGAGCATCGGCGGGGCGGGCGTCCAGCAGCACTCGCCTGCCGCCGTCAAGCAGGATATCCTGGACATTTTAAACCAGTACTGA